The following is a genomic window from Aquila chrysaetos chrysaetos chromosome 2, bAquChr1.4, whole genome shotgun sequence.
ctgttaaatattaaataaatactatttCTGCAGTCACTGAAGACACTACGTAATTCTGACTTGAAGCCATATATTATATTTGTTGCACCACCTTCACAAGAGAGATTACGTGCTTTATTGgccaaagaagggaaaaacccAAAGGTAATGTCCAACACTTCTTCTGAAAccatgctgctttttatttacagatgCTTTTGGTAAACATATACTCTTTTCTTTGGAATTGGGAGATGGTAATAGTACTGACAATACATGGGAAGCAGTGTACTTGAGATCTGTGTGCTCCGGGTTAGTAGGCAGACCATACTAAGGGCTCAGGATGCTTTTGCCTAATGGAATGTGAGCAGTATGAAGCAAGGGAATCCACTGCTAATTCAGTAATCCTGGGGCACAATGTCTCAGTTGGGGTCCCTGCAGTTAGGTATAAAAACCATGACcctttatttcaaaactgtgGAAAAACCAATTTTGTCTTCAAGTAAACCTGAGAGTAATTGTAGGGAgcaaattattattgtttttcttttgagaactTATCTGCCCTTGGAAAAGCATTTACTTGAAAATATACTCCAAAACTCTTCagataaagttattttaatcttGGTGTTGTAGGATCACTTTTCATGTTTCAACCACAGTCATGTCAAGATCTCAGTTTATGCAGTTCAGATCACTTAGTTAATGAGAAGTTAGTTCTGCAGAATGGAATTGAAACCCATACATTAAACCAGGATGTCTGACAGCTCAGAAGAGGTCCTTATCAGCTTATGAGATACAAAGTGCTTATTGCTAGGATAATGAAATATGTTGATCTTCAGCTTTTTAACTGAGATCTACCCTACAGTGGTTGGTGGGAGCACTTTGCCACCATAGTATCTTCAAAGTACTAATAGAACATAATGCAGTTCATACCGAGGAAGAACAGTCCTCCCAACATAACTTCAAGGGACCCCTGATACGGCTGTTGGTCAGGAATCATACCCACTGTGTTCTACGGCTGTCTTGTTTTGCTCTCCTTGTTTGAGGCAAGGGTGATGTATTGCTTGGATGCAAGATCTAAAAGTCTATTAAAGCCAGagtctgaaaacagatttttctttttctcacagcccccctccccacgcatcccaccacccccctcactcaccccccccccaagtgaAATATAATCATAGTCTTTAAATGGGCATGTTTCCTCCTTCATAGTTATGCAACGAATGAAACTGTTTTCCATAAATACTTCATCTCATGTGTGTCCTGGGTTTTTTATTGCAGTAATTAAGGAATCcatttgcaataaaaattcATACACTGATATTGGTGTTaaattgcctgttttctttctgattaaTTGTATTGgagttgtatttatttcagttggGTAAATGCTACTGTGTTAAACCCCTTCCCCTGATAGAGGAGGTTATTTCTTGCATGTATGCCTGTATGTGGCTTTGATTTTCTTAAGTGTATATAatgcctagaaaaaaaaacttgacaGCCTGAAGTACCTTTTGAAAATACCCTCTTTAGAAAATTATCTCAAAAATTATACCTGAGTATTCTTTtatataatacaaaaataagctgcagaagagaaaaacaaacacgCTTTTAGGATCcaagtgtaaaaaaaattttgaagtaaaacCATTTCTACTTTTCCCTTTGCATCACTTATCTACATTGCAATATTCTTGCTTTTGACATATTCCCTTCCAGTTCTCAAAtagtgttttccatttttctgcaatGTCATTTACCTGGTGCTATGGTGATTTGATCAACTTAAATGTATAGCTCTCACTGTGGTTCTCATTGCcgtttattgaaatatttttcaacaaatGATAGCTGTTGCCTTTGCTTGGTGTTTGTAGTGCTACATCTTCAGAGGAATGTTGTCTTGTTCTACACCATTCAAACTTTCTCTCACGCTCTGTCTGCCATCTCCAGTCTTTTTCAGAAGGATAATGGGCTTAGCAACCTAACTTATTTTTTGGAAACATGATTTAAGAGCCTCAGTAAGATGAATGTCATAAAATGAGCAGTGCTAGATCTTCTTCATTTACTTCAGTCTGGGACAGTTATTTACTGTTTGCCACTTCAGACTGTCCTTTCTGACTGGCCATGAGTGCCCTTAGCTTTCAAATATGTATCATAGTTCAATGTTACTGTAAACTTTTCAATAGCTGATAGTAATACCATGAAAATTTGTGTAAAAGACTTTTCTGAGTCGAGTTGTTACCTGTCCCTAATTGGTTGTTGTGGGAGAGAGGCTTACACACATACACTAATTCTCCTTTTTTGATTGCAGCCAGAAGAGCTGAGAGAAATCATAGAAAAAACAAGGGAGATGGAACAGAACAATGGCCACTACTTTGATACAGCAATTGTGAATTCTGATCTTGATAAGGCATATCAAGAGTTACTTCGGTTAATAAACAAACTTGACACAGAACCCCAGTGGGTCCCCTCTACCTGGCTACGATGAGAGAGCAATTCCAAGGGACAAACGGACTTCAATCTAGTAATCTTTCCAAGGAGATCGTGTGTAGGTCTGCCCAATTCTACTATAAATATGTGTGAGCTCTAGACTTCAGTGGCTGCATCCTTTGCCAGAGAAATGGcatattactgaaaaaatacactTATCAGCTGGTGAGCCGATATAACTGATGTAAAGATTGTCCgagttttcttcctctgtggtCTAGAAACGGAGATCTTGTCAGTACTAAATTCTAAAGctttagataatttttttttcctagcaactACTTTTATACATAAAACCACCTTTTTTACCTAGAATCACCCTTATGAAATCAAAGattttaagtgtgtgtgtgtgtgtatatacagtCCATGCTGTCACTTAGTTATAAATATGAATGTTATTTAACACTTAACTTAATGACTTTGTGGGACATGATGGTAGTTCAGGAGCATAATTCTACGGATCATTGGGCGGAGAAATAATCTACACATGAAAACAACATTAATATTAATGAGAAATCTCTCCtctaaaaaatacacagaatgaAGATGCCGCTCTGGTCTGGAGCTGCCTTGTGAGGCTTGAGTTAATACTTTAATTCTCAAACATTCCACTTTCTAATAGCACTGTAATTGGAAAATGTgtataatgtaaatatttctatCCTTGTGTCTTTTTAGTCAGACTTTTTAAATTTGCCTTCGCATTAATTTTAGGTCCAAAGATGAATATTATATTGATCTTTTAGATGTGATATTTTTATGGaatgttctttaaaacataTTGACTGATTGGAGCCGCTGTTTTCTACAGATCTCTAGAGATATTTAGAAAGGCAGAGGttatatttttgtgaaaaatatatAGTTATAAGACATGCTGCTTAAAAGTCAGCTTAAGTTCTCATGTTTTATAACAGAATACTGACTAAAATAGGCTGATATGCTGAACATAGGAAgatagtggggttttttaatctctgcaaGTGGTTCATCTTGTGGCTGTTGGTCTAATGGATAACTAACTGGAATTAAAATAGCTGAACGTAGCTACTGTTTTATAAATGAGTATTGTAATTCACTAGCCAACATATTGTCCTGCATTTGCTCAGTACTGCAGTGAAAGTATGTGTAAAACACTGGTAACTGACTGAGAAGTCACAAGAAAGGGGAATATttgtaataattaaaacaaaaaacttgaaacaagtgaaaaaaaggcaaggtcTGTCTGTATCCTAGTGtgttctgcaaagcagctcGGAACATCTCTGCATCCTTAAATGATTCTGAGCTGTGAAGGTTTAACTACTAAGGCTACGTGCCTGCAATAGGGCTGTTCTATCACTGAAGCTAACTGAATAGTAGTATTTtggctgttttggttttgggtagCACAAAGAACCTGGACTGTGAATATCTCTTAACTTTAGCCATAGTGTTTCCTTTGTTCCTACAGGTAAAACACTGGAGTTATGTCAATGTGTAATTCACTCCTGTATAATGCTGAAGGATGAAAAAGTAGTTGATTATTTCTATTGTCTTGCATATATTCTTTCTTCAAATGTTAATGGAACAAATTCACACCCATAGTTAAATAGAGCGCTCCAAGCATAAAGCAGATATAAAGAAATTGTCAGATAACTATCCTAGTTACTGAACTAACATTCAGTATGGTTTTGTATTGAAAAATGGAAGTATAGAGTGCATTCCTGTCTTGTTAGAAAGCAATATTATTTGCTGGTTTAATTACTATTTAGGGCTGAAAAGCAATTAAGCAATTAGTGGGGATAAGTAATGactcttcagaaagaaaaggggttGGAAACTTCAATATCTTTTGTTCAATTCAGTGTTAGAAATACTAATGTGCTGGCTGTTGGCCTAAGGGCTGGATATTCAAAACAATGGCTTTTTGCCTCACATTGCAGGCATGTTCACAGTTTAATCCATAGTTTATGACAACTACAATGTTCAGGTATATTGGATAGTCAGTGTttcatgacaaaatattttgatcgATTCTACccttttttaagaaagattatTGTAGATGTATTAGGCTTTTTGATAATTGACTCTTTCATAGCTGGACAAGAAGGTGGAAAGCAGTACAATGTGTTCGTTAAGGGTAACTTAGCTCAGCTACGTAGGTACTGTCCAAATTCTTGCAGTCACAATCAGCTCAAGACGGTTGCTGAACCCTCTTAGGTATTCAGTGTTTGTAGGCAGTGTCAGTCACAGTAAATCATGCCATTAATGTATTCGACTAATGTTTGTCTCCcctatttttctgaaatggtgTACAGAAGCTGTTTTTATACAAATAAGCTTTTGAATGTAGACTTAAAGAATGTTGCTTGAAGTTCAGCTCTACTCCCTTAATTCCCAAGGCACACAGTACTCGCTGACATCCATGTAGAGAGGTGCTATGATAGTTTATAACCATTGTTAGCTTTGTCTCCTGCTGAAAGGAAAGGCTTGAGCAGCACTGAGAAATGTACCTGGCTGTCCATCTGGTGCCAGCTTGGACCTGGAACTACCTTGTGTAAGAAATTATTCTGCCTTCTTTAATGAAGAACATGTGTTAATTCCCTTGAGAGtaaaaaagaatatgtaaaCTTCATTGGTGAAACTCATCAACCTTATCACAGGCTTTGTAGTGAGCTGTATCAGACTGAAATGAGGGTATCTGCATTTTTACCAGTccagatttaattaaaaataaatgttagctGAATTGCATAGAAGAATTTTTGAATGTAATTatatgtgactttttaaaatagaagatgGGGGGGTTAATGCCTTAAATAATTAAGGTAACTTTACTGAGACCTGTGGTTAGCCCCACATTGTACTTTTATACATGTATCTGCACTCTGTATTTTGAGACATCATGAACTGCACactaatgtaaaaatgtaaaatatttctagatttaaaataaatcactgtacAATTTTACTTCTTGTAGTGGATCGTGGGAGTCTTCTTTCTGCCATTTGCTGCATGTGTGAAAGATGCTATGACCCATCAGTGCCCTAGAGGATGTTCTCTGTTCCTTCTGACATCATGCATCCAGTGGGAAAGGTAACATGTCCTCAGATCTACAGTTTCTCTCTTTTGAGCTGGACCTGTATTGTACAACAGAGTATGGACTTATGATTCAGCTGTGCTGCCTTCAgcttcaaaagagaaaagaaatggccTTGTGCTTCATACAATtataaaatgactttttaaaggtGTTAATAGAAATTCATTTCCTTGTACTTACCCTGCATCTGCAGTTAAGTGCTGGATCATGTTTCAACCAAGATGCTTACCTTGAAGAGACCAGTAGTAGTGCTAAAGACAATGTACTAGTATTACTCCTGTGGCATGCATTCAGTTTGCCAATTGCAAACCAGtgtctttaggaaaaaaacctttcaaactGAGCAGCATTCAGTGACAGCCTGCTTATCAGCCACTCTCCTAGGCTCCCCTAAACAGCCTAGGACATGACAAATCACAGCAAGGATGGACTACTGCACATTCAACCCTGCTTTGCTTGCCAACCTACTGGTTGCAATGAAGATTTGGAGCAACATGTAGCTGGATAGTTGAGAAGagtttctgtgtgtttgtggcAGGAGGGAGCCGCTTCTCCTTGGTTACTTACCTAAAGCAGTAAAAAGGTTAAGTGAATGTTGGGTGCAGGCTGAAAACAGATGTGCCTAGTGTGGATTCTAAGTTGGGCTAGGGGATTAAGTGAAGGGTTTATTTTGAAATCAACATGACAAGCTTTTAAGACCACCATCTTCTAGCAACTTGAGCCAGACACCAGATGATacttaacatttaaattttttacttgtttctaGCACACACAGTACACAAGTTGGCAGAACCTCTAATTAAAACTCACAGATGTCTTAGGCCAATGGTAACAATCGTGCAACAAAAATGAATCACAGAAGACTGTGGATTTCATCAACAGGTTAGAAAACTAGAGTTGCCTTTACTGACTTTTGACTTCAGCTGTGCCAACACCTGCTTTAAGCAATGTGAACATTAATATTTCAGCAGTAAAAAACATTACATGCATCTCCCTCcctaaataacattttcctctgcttgtgCTAGGAAGGGGAGCAATTAAGAGGAATCTGATTAGGCAAATCCAGAGTCATCCTCAAAAACCACAGCTATGGACAGTCATTCCTATGAAGCGAAGAAACAGGCTGAGCATACAATAAGAAGGCTTTCCTGATAGTTAAGCACCTGaatcatctttccttttcctgctatgCTGCAGTCAAGTTCCCAGATTTCTAATCTCCCAGGAGAAATCCACAATCCATTCAACTCAAGACTTATACACCAACTGAGAAACCACGTAAGTATCATTGAGGCAACATGTCCTGGATGATACTGCAACTGGACATTCTGTATTCTGGATCCCCTGCTCCATATACAACTCTGCTGTGTTACTCAAAGAGAAGGTCTTCATCCTTCTCTTCTGCTAAGAGATTGGCTGGTTCACGttccccaccagcagccctCCGCAGCTCCCGttctttctcagatttttctttcaagacttttttcttttcctggatcTTCTTTAAcctgtgaaaagaaatgtggTTTATCTGTGAAATAAGTATGTTTTCATAAAACAGGCTAGCAGCAAAGATGCCATAAAACTTGGATATGATAaagctgcctggagaagttCCCCAGGAAATGAAAATCCTGTAACAAATGGCAGAAGGCTTTTATCACTAGCTGCTGCCATTGAAAAACATCATCTCTGCAGATTAACTCATTTCTTCATCCGACCTATAAATTATATTCTTGGCCTTAAACACTGCATTATAGTACTCTGTCTTTAATGAAGTTAATTCTCCTTCAGTTCATTTCAGGTTTGACATTTTTGCTTCAGGTAGCCCAGAACATTGACCTCTATGGCAGAGGTGTCCTTAAAGCAGAACACCTCGGTGTACTGTATCACATCATTCCCTCTGGAAGAATGATAATGACAGCTACGTACAACCTAGTGGTAGGGATCCATTTGTAACTTTCAGACAAGTAATTGCAGATCTCCAGCTGCCCAGCTCTGGAAATTCAGTATGCAGTAAGAAGGAACCAGGTCATGTTTTAAGTGTTCAGTGCCAGATTCGGTGAAGAGTTCTCTTAAGTCCCTTCTGAGGAGTGGTCTATTTGAGAAAAAGAGACCAGTCTAGTCTTGTTTTAGATATTTACCTGTAGAATTCCTCTCGTTCTCGTTCATCCAGTTCTGTGATGATATAAGAAAGAGTACGTTCGATCCTGGGAATAATcactaaaaaaatataaataaggaaGTTGTTGGACTGCTGTTATATTAGCCAGGAAGTTATCTAATGCAGTGCACAGATGGTTGTTTAAAGTCAATCTAGTAGTTCTTTTGGCTAGTGGAAATTTACATGTCTTTCATGAAAGATCATACTATTTCATTATGGACAAAGAGACAAAAtcattttcttcagtaagtCCAGGATTAAACTAGGACTCTGAACATCACAGAATCTCCCATAGCACATTCTTTTGAAAGATGCAATGGAATCAGTAAGCACTGATCCCTGATTGTTTGTAAGGTCCTTTTTCCCCATggaagtggttaaaaaaaaatcctggaagaGGTGGGCAAGATTTGAATTAAAACTATGTTCTTCCATCACATTCTTTCAGAAACTTCTGTTCACTATAGCACTTTTACTCACAGAATTATGATCTTGATTTGAAAAAGCcatcatgaaaacaaatattcaaaTATAACACCATCGCAAGGGAAGAGATAAGACATTAAACAAAGCTATAACACCCAACTGGGCAAGCTATGTGTCAGAACCACTTTTTGAAAGGAGAAAGCCGTTATCAGCACTACCAAAGTTATTTGGAAGGCTGCAGAGGAAACGTTTTTTTACAGTCAAATTTGCAGAGTGATAAGCTGCAGATAAGGCCTGCATGTTCAAAGGAACAAGTCTATGAAAAACAGTACTGAAAAGGATGGTTTGGAATTATGTACTGAAATAAGTTATTGCATACATGCAAAGATAATTAAATCCAAGCTATCAACAACTCAGGAACTTGAAGTAACCAGAGCACCCTGGATACTGCAGCAAAAGGAATGACAGGAATATTGTGCATAGGTAGTACTTAAGAAATTGCAAGAAACAAATTTACAAACAAGAACATGAAGGATATGGAATTCAGATGAAAGCAGAATACCAGAGTATTGATATTAGGACTGTTTGGTTTCCTGTAACACAAACCTGAATAGGTTACCAAGATTTCTTTCTGGATGCCTCTGTGATCCCatccaaaaccaacaaaaaaaaaaagtcaccagcTTTCCACTGGACACCACCATTATAGTTTTAGAAGCTATTATGCTAGCTATTAGAACATCTTAACACAGAGAAACATCCTGTCTTTTGTTTCTAGTCAACAGACTTGACCAAGTAAGTCAAAGTCACTAGCAGAGACTCCAGAATATGTTAGGTGCTCGATACAACTTCCTGATTACCTTCTTgtgtttgcatatttatttatctcTGTGTACTCCAGTCCATTCCCTGggtgtttaatttttgttcttactTGCAGTATACTTCATTGTAATGCTTTCTGAAGAGTTATTGAACTGGTTAGAAATCCTACTAACAAGAAAGCAGTCAAAAGAAGAGTGGTTTATATGACCCTGCTCCTCATCTTGcatggagacagaaaaatatcatgcatcccaaatggaaaaatactcaCCGTGTTCAATTGCATTCACACGtctgtttgttattttaatggCTTCATCCAAAGTAACAAACGATGTCTGATGGAATGGGATTAAATAATACATAAGAAGACAAATTCAGCATTTCCATCAATTCtatacacaaaaccaaacagcactTGAAAGCCAGAGCCAAGTCTGTAATGTGGCTTTACAGACTACATTCTCAATAGGAGCAGAATTTTTTCTACTAATGTCAGTAGCACGCTGAACACTGCACATTAGCAGTTACAAATACCAACACCCCAAAGAAAGTTTCTTCTTAGCATTAAGGAGTAAGGACTTCTTTGAAGTGGTAATATAACTCTGTTTTATGGCTGGAAAAGGTTTGCAACTTTGTACAGCACTGGGACTAAAGGAGTATAGTACAGCTCAAAGTATTAAGCTACAATCAGTGAGACTATGTTACTTTCATTTAAGAACAGTGAGAAGCCAAGGAtcgatttctttttttttcctcccaccaaCCTGTAAGGAGGCCAGTTCCACAAGCAGCTCCACAGCTTTGGCATAGTTCCTCTTCAGCTTAGCCAGCTGCTCTCCACCTCTGGCCAAGCCAGTCAGCTcatagcctgaaaaaaaaaaaaaaattcatcaaatAATATTTGTTGCTATTGCTACTATGGTGTTTTCTTACTAGATAAAAATTAGTACTTTACAAACTACAGGGATATAGACAGCTCAGCAAGTGACAAGCTAAAGCCTTTGCCCATTAACAAATTGTCTTTATAGTGGTTTATGCTACTACAGATCATTGTTATGCATGTCCACAGTAAGACCTAACAGTCTCAAAACATGATAATTCAAGACAAGTCTTCTCCCCATCTGAAAAACTCACTGGTTTAGGAAATTGAAACCCACTATATTCCCTAATAATCCCTCCATGTCACAGGAACAGGACAAAGCATCACAGAGGAAGTAAGTACACCTATGCCTGTGATGTCATGTCTTGCTAATAAGTCAGTTTACATGacaagtatttttgtattaGCATAGAATAGCCGTAAGTACATATAAGatagaaaatacttcttttgtaCTTACTGTCCCCTCCTTCCTGGTAATGCTCAAAAACTGGCAAGGTTACACCTGACAAAAGTGAACAA
Proteins encoded in this region:
- the ATP6V1D gene encoding V-type proton ATPase subunit D, translated to MSGKDRIEIFPSRMAQTVMKARLKGAQTGRNLLKKKSDALTLRFRQILKKIIETKMLMGEVMREAAFSLAEAKFTAGDFSTTVIQNVNKAQVKIRAKKDNVAGVTLPVFEHYQEGGDSYELTGLARGGEQLAKLKRNYAKAVELLVELASLQTSFVTLDEAIKITNRRVNAIEHVIIPRIERTLSYIITELDEREREEFYRLKKIQEKKKVLKEKSEKERELRRAAGGEREPANLLAEEKDEDLLFE